In the genome of Serratia symbiotica (Periphyllus acericola), the window TGTCAGACGTTCCCTTCATAACTCCTGTTGTCTGGCCAGATGTTCCAGTTGGAACTCAGCCAGCAACACCGCTTGCTCGTCAGTCAGAGCTAGGCATTCTAGAATATCAGGTCTTCTAAGCCAGGTACGGCCCAGCGACTGTTTTAAGCGCCAGCGACGTATCTCAGCATGGTTTCCCGACAGCAGAAGCGGCGGAACTTCCATCCCTGCTGACACCTCTGGGCGGGTATAGTGCGGGCAGTCCAGTAATCCGTCAGCAAAGGAGTCTTCCTCCGCAGAGGCCTGATGCCCCAGCACACCCGGTATAAAACGGGCGACTGAATCAATCAGGGTCATTGCTGGCAATTCCCCACCGCTGAGTACATAATCGCCGATTGACCATTCTTCGTCAATTTTGGTTTGGATCACGCGCTCATCTATCCCTTTGTAGCGACCACACACCAGAATCATCTTCTGATTAGCCGCCAGTTCGCACACGCCGGTTTGATCCAACTTGCGCCCCTGAGGCGACAGATAAATCACCTTTGCGCCCTCGCCTGTTGCTGCTTTTGCTGCATCAATGGCTTCCCGCAAGGGTTGTACCATCATCAACATCCCGTGGCCACCGCCGTATGGGCGATCGTCCACGGTACGATGCCGGTCGTAGGTGAAATCACGCGGACTCCAGCACTGCACACTCAGCAGGCCACTTTTTACTGCCCGGCCGGTCACTCCATAATCGGTGATTGCGCGGAACATTTCTGGAAACAGGCTTATAGTAACAATGAACACCAGCCAATCCCCATACTGTTACTAGACTTGCTTCGACCTTGTGATCCAGAGGTCAAAAACCCGGGTCCCAATCTGCTTCAATCACTCGAGCAGTTAGATCGACTTTCTTGATAACCTGCCCGTGAAGAAACGGAACCAGCCTCTCCTTTATACCGAACGCATCTTTAAGGTTCGCTTTCACAACCATCACATCGTTAGAACCTGTTTCCATCATATCGATGACTTTACCCAATTCATAACTGGTGGTGGTGACTACCTGGCAGCCCATTAAGTCTTTCCAGTAATAATCATCCCCCTCCAGCTGAGGCA includes:
- the trmD gene encoding tRNA (guanosine(37)-N1)-methyltransferase TrmD; amino-acid sequence: MFIVTISLFPEMFRAITDYGVTGRAVKSGLLSVQCWSPRDFTYDRHRTVDDRPYGGGHGMLMMVQPLREAIDAAKAATGEGAKVIYLSPQGRKLDQTGVCELAANQKMILVCGRYKGIDERVIQTKIDEEWSIGDYVLSGGELPAMTLIDSVARFIPGVLGHQASAEEDSFADGLLDCPHYTRPEVSAGMEVPPLLLSGNHAEIRRWRLKQSLGRTWLRRPDILECLALTDEQAVLLAEFQLEHLARQQEL